In one Musa acuminata AAA Group cultivar baxijiao chromosome BXJ2-5, Cavendish_Baxijiao_AAA, whole genome shotgun sequence genomic region, the following are encoded:
- the LOC103985728 gene encoding probable leucine-rich repeat receptor-like protein kinase At1g68400: MNLMLLLVALLLKSAMPASGGSFEEEELYHNERNDLIQLRDSLSSAMSLHSNWTGPPCHNHRSRWLGITCFNSNVVGLALHGIQLTGSLPSTALQNVLQLASLNFSDNALHGNLPSLQGLVHLRAVSFARNRFSGSIPAEFVALPNLARLELQDNVLSGAVPPFDQRTMAVFNVSYNFLEGSIPNTSVMQGFPSTAFDHNTQLCGRPLAKPCPTAAAPPPPSVSPVPPLGRAGGTFSPPATSSSSKTLRPWILVLVAIVTATIAFVVMFCFLYYSKRYSKKAKQTAHVPEKEAKSSESVTEPKKIVNLMFLDKKKATFDLDDLLSSSAEVIGKGVLGSTYKATLGSGAVVAVKRLKTMHGMSKKEFAHQMQLLGKLRHENLVDIISFHYSKEEKLVIYEYVRGGSLFQLLHDNRGEARVPLKWAARLNIVQGIARGLAYLHQCMPSHRVPHANLKSSNVLILHRSMNYYSKLTDYGFHHLLPSSHSHRLAIGKAPEFSHGKKLALKADVYCFGLVLLEVITGHAAGDGEEDLPGWVKLVVNNDWSTDILDLEIVAEKESHGDMLKLTEIALHCTELEPERRPTMSDVVRIIEEIRGTSSGRR, from the exons ATGAATCTGATGTTGCTGCTGGTAGCTCTGCTGCTGAAGTCGGCCATGCCGGCATCCGGTGGCAGCTTCGAGGAGGAGGAGCTGTACCACAACGAGCGTAACGATCTGATCCAGCTTCGCGACTCGCTGAGCTCCGCCATGAGCCTCCACTCCAACTGGACCGGCCCTCCTTGCCACAACCACCGCAGCCGGTGGCTGGGCATCACATGCTTCAACTCCAACGTCGTCGGCCTGGCTCTCCACGGGATTCAGCTGACGGGCTCCCTTCCATCCACGGCTCTTCAGAACGTGTTGCAGCTCGCCAGCCTTAATTTCAGCGACAACGCCCTTCATGGCAATCTTCCGAGTCTGCAAGGCCTCGTTCATCTTCGCGCTGTGTCCTTCGCCAGAAACCGGTTCTCGGGATCGATTCCCGCGGAGTTCGTCGCCTTGCCGAACCTGGCTCGGCTGGAGCTCCAGGATAATGTTCTCAGTGGAGCAGTTCCGCCATTCGATCAACGCACAATGGCGGTGTTCAACGTGTCTTACAACTTCCTCGAAGGCAGCATTCCCAACACCTCGGTCATGCAGGGATTCCCCAGCACTGCGTTCGATCATAACACGCAGTTGTGTGGACGGCCATTGGCAAAGCCATGCCCCAccgctgctgctcctcctcctccttcggtcTCCCCTGTTCCTCCCCTCGGACGTGCAGGCGGCACATTTTCTCCTCCTGCCACGTCATCGAGCAGCAAGACATTGAGGCCTTGGATTCTTGTTCTGGTCGCCATTGTCACAGCCACGATTGCCTTCGTGGTGATGTTTTGCTTCCTGTACTACTCGAAGAGGTATTCTAAGAAGGCCAAACAGACAGCACATGTTCCAG aaaaggaagcaaaaagctcAGAGAGCGTAACAGAGCCAAAGAAAATCGTAAACTTGATGTTCCTGGACAAAAAGAAGGCGACCTTCGACCTCGACGATCTGCTGAGTTCTTCCGCGGAGGTGATAGGGAAGGGGGTGCTGGGGAGCACCTACAAGGCGACGCTCGGGTCGGGTGCAGTCGTCGCCGTGAAGAGGCTCAAAACCATGCATGGGATGAGCAAGAAGGAGTTTGCTCATCAGATGCAGCTGCTTGGGAAGCTGAGGCATGAGAACCTCGTGGATATCATCTCCTTCCATTACTCCAAGGAGGAGAAGCTTGTTATCTATGAGTACGTCCGTGGTGGAAGCTTGTTTCAGCTTCTTCATG ATAACAGAGGTGAAGCAAGGGTGCCTTTGAAATGGGCTGCGCGCCTAAACATAGTGCAGGGAATAGCAAGAGGTTTAGCTTACCTCCACCAGTGCATGCCCTCTCACAGAGTTCCTCATGCAAACCTGAAGTCCTCCAATGTCCTCATCCTCCATAGAAGCATGAACTACTATTCCAAGCTCACGGATTACGGCTTCCACCATCTCCTACCTTCAAGTCACAGCCACAGGTTGGCCATTGGGAAGGCACCAGAGTTCTCTCATGGTAAGAAGCTCGCTCTCAAGGCCGACGTCTATTGCTTCGGTCTAGTACTTCTGGAGGTCATTACCGGGCATGCCGCGGGCGATGGGGAGGAAGATTTGCCGGGGTGGGTGAAGCTGGTTGTCAACAACGATTGGTCGACCGACATCCTCGACCTGGAGATAGTGGCTGAGAAGGAGAGCCATGGAGATATGCTGAAGCTGACGGAAATTGCTCTGCATTGCACGGAGTTGGAACCGGAGAGGCGGCCGACGATGAGCGATGTGGTCAGGATAATTGAGGAGATCAGAGGAACCAGCAGTGGGAGAAGATGA
- the LOC135584411 gene encoding mitochondrial intermembrane space import and assembly protein 40 homolog, with protein MGQTQSDAAAAAAEAASKTEQPPPSIEPPPSPAASSMEALVAEAMATGDNDSEESLEEKAQRALKCPCVADLRKGPCGVQFSEAFVCFIKSTAEEKGSDCVNPFVALQNCIKANPDAFTKDILDEEKEPEEEKVQDYKIIPPSWSREPRPKN; from the exons ATGGGCCAGACTCAGAGCGATGCCGCGGCCGCCGCTGCCGAAGCTGCGAGCAAGACGGAGCAGCCACCGCCGTCGATCGAACCCCCTCCATCTCCGGCCGCTTCTTCCATGGAAGCTCTGGTCGCAG AAGCAATGGCAACTGGAGACAATGACAGTGAAGAG TCACTGGAAGAGAAGGCACAAAGAGCATTGAAATGTCCATGTGTTGCTGACTTGAGAAAGGGTCCCTGTGGGGTTCAGTTTTCAGAGGCATTCGTCTGTTTCATTAAGAGCACTGCAGAAGAGAAG GGATCAGACTGTGTGAATCCTTTTGTCGCCTTGCAGAACTGCATTAAGGCAAACCCTGATGCGTTTACCAAGGATATTTTGGATGAAGAGAAGGAACCTGAAGAGGAGAAAGTTCAAGACTACAAGATTATACCTCCATCATGGTCCAGAGAACCGAGACCAAAGAACTGA